A window of Torulaspora globosa chromosome 8, complete sequence contains these coding sequences:
- the PRE8 gene encoding proteasome core particle subunit alpha 2 (ancestral locus Anc_8.871), whose translation MADRYSFSLTTFSPNGKLGQIDYAFTAVKQGVTSIGIKATNGVVIASEKKSSSPLALTETLSKVSAITPDIGAVYSGMGPDFRVLIDKSRKVAHTNYKRIYGEYPPTKLLVSEVAKIMQEATQSGGVRPFGVSLLVAGYDEHSGFGLYQVDPSGSYFPWKATAIGRGSTAAKTFLEKRWNEELELEDAIHIVLLTLKESVEGEFNGESIEIAVVGEENKDMLGYTGVPTDKGPRFRRLTAQEIDDRLDAL comes from the coding sequence ATGGCTGATAGGTACTCTTTCTCGTTGACTACGTTTTCCCCTAACGGAAAATTGGGGCAGATAGACTATGCGTTTACGGCGGTGAAGCAAGGTGTGACATCGATCGGTATCAAGGCGACTAATGGTGTGGTGATAGCGTCGGAGAAGAAGTCGTCTTCGCCTTTGGCACTTACTGAAACACTGTCGAAGGTTTCGGCTATAACGCCGGACATCGGAGCTGTTTATTCTGGGATGGGACCTGATTTTAGAGTGTTAATCGACAAATCGAGAAAAGTAGCACATACCAATTACAAGAGAATCTACGGGGAGTATCCTCCTACAAAGCTGCTTGTGTCGGAAGTGGCCAAGATCATGCAGGAGGCAACGCAATCGGGAGGTGTGAGACCGTTTGGAGTTTCGCTACTTGTAGCAGGTTATGACGAGCATAGCGGGTTTGGCTTGTACCAGGTGGATCCGTCAGGCTCGTACTTTCCTTGGAAAGCCACTGCGATAGGGAGGGGTTCAACGGCGGCCAAGACTTTTCTGGAGAAAAGATGGAATGAGGAGCTGGAACTCGAAGACGCGATTCACATCGTTCTCTTGACGCTAAAGGAGTCCGTGGAGGGCGAATTCAATGGCGAGTCCATTGAGATTGCAGTAGTCGGTGAGGAGAATAAAGATATGCTTGGTTACACAGGCGTTCCCACAGATAAAGGACCAAGATTCAGACGACTAACTGCACAAGAGATTGACGATAGGTTAGATGCATTATag